In Mercurialis annua linkage group LG6, ddMerAnnu1.2, whole genome shotgun sequence, the following are encoded in one genomic region:
- the LOC130015704 gene encoding uncharacterized protein LOC130015704, giving the protein MNNEGNNYDEEGRFNPLMDGGEQQYPPAPPLGNLHGITADQIKLRMFPFSLRDKASIWLHSLPNESIHNWRELAQAFLNKYFPHGKTTKLTKDILEFVQFEGESLHEAWERFKDLQRSVPHHRLNREHVIQIFYDGTNVTTRATIDAASGGSLMQKTYEEALELVEKLAVVSSTWGPMERRAPPTQKSLMTLDQVREMESIKAANASLQAQVDALKKQVAPMQRNAPVAYVQVGCEFCGDFGHSGGECLVTGQALSEQVNYIGGQSFQGGNRPPQQQGNYHHNQGHGNNAGARPQHPPGFQPQRNMDEGNMLAKLMDELREMKQLQKNQAATNQMLETQISQLAINLQVQ; this is encoded by the exons ATGAATAACGAGGGAAACAATTATGATGAAGAGGGGAGGTTCAATCCTCTAATGGATGGgggggaacaacaatatccacccgcTCCTCCATTAGGGAAT cttcatgggataacggcGGACCAAATTAAACTTCGGATGTTTCCTTTTTCCTTGAGGGACAAGGCTAGCATTTGGTTGCATTCTCTACCTAATGAGTCCATTCACAATTGGAGGGAGTTGGCTCAAGCCTTCCTTaacaaatatttccctcatggcaAGACTACAAAGTTGACTAAAGACATACTTGAGTTTGTCCAATTTGAAGGAGAATCACTTCATGAAGCATGGGAGCGGTTCAAAGATTTACAACGAAGTGTACCACATCATCGGCTCAATAGAGAGCATGTTATACAAATCTTCTATGATGGGACGAATGTCACTACCCGAGCTACTATCGATGCGGCTTCGGGGGGGTCACTCATGCAAAAGACCTATGAGGAAGCCCTTGAATTGGTGGAGAAATTGGCCGTGGTTAGTAGTACTTGGGGTCCTATGGAAAGAAGAGCGCCACCTACTCAAAAGTCACTCatgactcttgatcaagtgAGGGAGATGGAGTCCATCAAAGCCGCAAATGCTTCGCTTCAAGCTCAAGTGGATGCTCTCAAGAAACAAGTCGCTCCGATGCAAAGAAACGCTCCGGTGGCTTATGTGCAAGTAGGTTGTGAATTTtgtggtgattttggccattcggGAGGAGAATGCCTAGTTACGGGTCAAGCCTTGAGTGAGCAAGTCAACTACATAGGGGGACAAAG CTTCCAAGGTGGAAATAGACCTCCCCAACAACAAGGGAATTACCATCACAATCAAGGTCATGGCAACAATGCGGGTGCTAGACCTCAACATCCTCCCGGGTTTCAACCTCAAAGAAACATGGATGAAGGGAATATGCTTGCTAAGTTGATGGATGAGCTTAGAGAGATGAAGCAACTTCAAAAGAATCAAGCCGCCACTAATCAAATGCTTGAGACTCAAATCTCTCAACTTGCTATCAATCTTCAAg ttcaataa